Proteins encoded in a region of the Saccharothrix ecbatanensis genome:
- a CDS encoding 2,3-dihydro-2,3-dihydroxybenzoate dehydrogenase gives MQNKVGVVTGAAGGIGAAVVRALAEDGIAVAALDRDAVALREVVDKMTADGLRVEAFPVDVSRAEEVEPVVEAVEVALGPVDFLVNAAGVLRLGEARAITDVDWAETFAVNTTGVFHMSRAVVNRMVQRARGSVVTVASNAAHTPRMLMAAYAASKAATTMYTKCLGLEVAKYGIRCNVVAPGSTDTAMLRSMWHDDDGARNTVDGSLESYKNGIPLGKLGLPVDVARAVAFLLSDHAGHITMHELTVDGGATLGT, from the coding sequence ATGCAGAACAAGGTCGGCGTCGTCACGGGCGCTGCCGGGGGTATCGGTGCGGCAGTGGTCCGCGCACTGGCGGAGGACGGCATCGCGGTCGCGGCGCTGGACCGCGACGCCGTGGCGTTGCGCGAAGTCGTGGACAAGATGACCGCGGACGGGTTGCGGGTGGAGGCGTTCCCGGTCGACGTGTCCCGGGCCGAGGAGGTGGAGCCGGTCGTCGAGGCGGTCGAGGTCGCGCTCGGCCCGGTGGACTTCCTGGTCAACGCGGCGGGCGTGCTGCGGTTGGGCGAGGCGCGCGCCATCACGGACGTGGACTGGGCGGAAACGTTCGCGGTCAACACCACCGGCGTGTTCCACATGTCGCGCGCGGTGGTGAACCGGATGGTGCAGCGCGCGCGGGGCTCCGTGGTCACGGTGGCGTCCAACGCGGCGCACACACCCCGGATGCTCATGGCGGCCTACGCGGCGTCGAAAGCCGCCACCACGATGTACACCAAGTGCCTCGGTCTGGAAGTGGCGAAGTACGGCATCCGGTGCAACGTGGTGGCCCCCGGCTCCACCGACACCGCGATGCTGCGGTCGATGTGGCACGACGACGACGGCGCGCGCAACACCGTCGACGGGAGCCTGGAGAGCTACAAGAACGGCATCCCCCTGGGCAAGCTCGGCCTGCCCGTCGACGTCGCCCGCGCGGTCGCCTTCCTGCTGTCCGACCACGCCGGGCACATCACGATGCACGAGCTGACCGTCGACGGCGGCGCCACGCTCGGCACGTGA
- the asnB gene encoding asparagine synthase (glutamine-hydrolyzing) has product MCGITGWVGFQTDLTTQHDTVAAMTGTMACRGPDDSGTWIRDHVALGHRRLAIIDLPGGVQPMTWRTPEREVALTYSGEVYNFTELRAELRRRGHRFRTDSDTEVVLNGYLEWGVQVAEHLNGMYAFAVWDSHERALFLVRDRLGVKPLYYYPTADGVLFGSEPKAILANQLASRAVDLDGLRGLFGWVKTPGWSLWRGMTEVPPGAVVTVDVSGIRTHRYWELRTAEHTDDRDATIARVGELMDDVVRRQLVADVPRCVLLSGGLDSSAITGLAANVLAEEGERVRTFSVDFAGQEQMFRPDVMRDTPDSPYIRDVARHVGTEHRDIVLDARDLTDPDVRRAMITARDIPVGLSDMDTSLYLLFKAIREESTVALSGESADEVFGGYRSFHLDAVRRAGTFPWVAAPSPLNTKPDHLPAGLAAALDVEGYIADQYATVVGEVDHLDGDSELERTMRTMSYVHLQRFVRIMLDRKDRASMAVGLEVRVPFCDHRLVEYVYNAPWSLKSFDGREKSLLREATRHVLPQSVADRVKSPYPSTQDPQYAAALQQQAKELLLSPDNPVFALVERSWLQATVELDPATMPPTTRTNLDRVLDFDAWFDLYRPELILD; this is encoded by the coding sequence ATGTGCGGCATCACCGGCTGGGTCGGCTTCCAGACCGACCTCACCACCCAGCACGACACCGTGGCCGCGATGACCGGCACCATGGCGTGCCGGGGCCCGGACGACTCGGGCACGTGGATCCGCGACCACGTCGCCCTCGGTCACCGCAGGCTGGCGATCATCGACCTGCCCGGCGGCGTCCAGCCGATGACGTGGCGGACGCCCGAGCGCGAGGTGGCGCTGACCTACAGCGGCGAGGTCTACAACTTCACCGAGCTGCGCGCCGAGCTGCGCCGCCGTGGCCACCGGTTCCGCACCGACAGCGACACCGAGGTGGTGCTCAACGGCTACCTGGAATGGGGCGTGCAGGTCGCCGAGCACCTCAACGGGATGTACGCGTTCGCCGTGTGGGACTCGCACGAGCGGGCGTTGTTCCTCGTGCGCGACCGACTCGGCGTCAAGCCGCTGTACTACTACCCGACGGCGGACGGCGTGCTGTTCGGCTCGGAGCCGAAGGCGATCCTGGCCAACCAGCTGGCGAGCCGGGCCGTGGACCTGGACGGTCTGCGCGGCCTGTTCGGATGGGTCAAGACGCCGGGCTGGTCGCTCTGGCGCGGGATGACCGAGGTTCCGCCGGGCGCTGTGGTCACCGTGGACGTGAGCGGCATCCGGACGCACCGGTACTGGGAGCTGCGGACCGCCGAGCACACCGACGACCGGGACGCCACCATCGCGCGGGTCGGCGAGCTGATGGACGACGTCGTCCGCCGCCAGCTCGTGGCCGACGTGCCGCGCTGCGTGCTGCTGTCCGGCGGCCTGGACTCCAGCGCCATCACCGGCCTGGCCGCGAACGTGCTGGCCGAGGAAGGCGAGCGGGTGCGCACGTTCTCGGTCGACTTCGCCGGGCAGGAGCAGATGTTCCGCCCCGACGTCATGCGGGACACGCCCGACTCGCCCTACATCCGGGACGTGGCGCGGCACGTGGGCACCGAGCACCGTGACATCGTGCTGGACGCCCGCGACCTCACCGACCCCGACGTCCGCCGCGCGATGATCACCGCCCGTGACATCCCGGTCGGTCTGTCCGATATGGACACTTCGCTCTACCTGCTGTTCAAGGCCATCCGCGAGGAATCGACGGTGGCGCTGTCCGGCGAGTCGGCCGACGAGGTGTTCGGCGGCTACCGCTCGTTCCACCTGGACGCGGTGCGCCGGGCGGGCACGTTCCCCTGGGTCGCCGCGCCCAGCCCGCTCAACACCAAGCCCGATCACCTGCCCGCCGGACTGGCCGCCGCGCTGGACGTCGAGGGCTACATCGCCGACCAGTACGCCACCGTCGTCGGCGAGGTCGACCACCTCGACGGCGACAGCGAGCTGGAACGCACCATGCGCACGATGTCCTACGTGCACCTGCAACGGTTCGTGCGGATCATGCTCGACCGCAAGGACCGAGCCTCGATGGCCGTCGGCCTGGAGGTCCGGGTGCCGTTCTGCGACCACCGGCTGGTCGAGTACGTCTACAACGCGCCGTGGTCGCTGAAGTCGTTCGACGGCCGGGAGAAATCCCTGCTGCGCGAGGCGACCAGGCACGTGCTGCCGCAGTCGGTGGCGGACCGGGTCAAGAGCCCGTACCCGTCCACCCAGGACCCGCAGTACGCGGCGGCCCTCCAGCAGCAGGCCAAGGAGTTGTTGCTGTCACCCGACAACCCGGTGTTCGCCCTGGTGGAGCGCTCCTGGTTGCAGGCGACGGTGGAACTGGACCCGGCGACCATGCCGCCGACCACCCGCACCAACCTCGACCGGGTGCTCGACTTCGACGCCTGGTTCGACCTGTACCGCCCCGAGTTGATCCTGGACTGA
- the fabG gene encoding 3-oxoacyl-ACP reductase FabG has translation MTGRPVALVTGGSRGIGRAVVTRLAADGYDIAFCFHSRPDAADEVAALAQESGARVLAKAVDVADAAQCKDFVTAAEDELGPLEALVTCAGVTRDGALARMAEDDWQQVIDTNLSGTYHVCRAAVYSFMSRSRGSVVTMSSVAGVYGSAGQTNYSASKAGIIGFTRALAKECGPFGVRANVVAPGFITTDMTAGLSDRDRTRHLKQVPLGRAGTPEDVAELVSFLVSPRAGYITNQVFGVDGGLVP, from the coding sequence GTGACCGGTCGACCGGTAGCGCTGGTCACGGGCGGGTCGCGCGGGATCGGCCGGGCTGTGGTCACCCGGCTGGCCGCCGACGGCTACGACATCGCATTCTGCTTCCACAGCCGCCCCGACGCCGCCGACGAGGTGGCCGCGTTGGCGCAGGAGTCGGGTGCGCGGGTGCTGGCCAAGGCGGTCGACGTGGCCGACGCGGCGCAGTGCAAGGACTTCGTGACCGCGGCCGAGGACGAACTCGGCCCGCTGGAGGCGCTGGTCACCTGTGCCGGCGTCACCCGCGACGGCGCGCTGGCGCGGATGGCCGAGGACGACTGGCAGCAGGTGATCGACACCAACCTGTCCGGCACGTACCACGTGTGCCGCGCGGCGGTGTACTCGTTCATGTCCCGCTCGCGCGGGTCCGTGGTCACCATGTCGTCGGTGGCGGGTGTGTACGGCAGCGCCGGGCAGACCAACTACTCCGCGTCCAAGGCCGGGATCATCGGCTTCACCCGCGCCCTGGCCAAGGAATGCGGCCCCTTCGGCGTCCGCGCGAACGTGGTCGCACCGGGCTTCATCACGACCGACATGACCGCCGGCCTCTCCGACCGGGACCGGACGCGCCACCTCAAGCAGGTGCCGCTCGGCCGCGCCGGCACCCCCGAGGACGTCGCCGAGCTGGTGTCGTTCCTGGTCTCACCGCGTGCCGGCTACATCACCAACCAGGTCTTCGGCGTCGACGGCGGCCTCGTCCCATGA
- a CDS encoding acyl carrier protein, with translation MADDKRLAEDAEDLRELIADILELPVAEVTDDAHFIDELEVDSLSAMHIVINLEKRYGIKVTDEEFKAVDSFADVRELVAAKRGAGS, from the coding sequence ATGGCCGACGACAAGCGGCTCGCCGAGGACGCCGAGGACCTGCGGGAGCTGATCGCCGACATCCTGGAACTGCCGGTCGCCGAGGTCACCGACGACGCGCACTTCATCGACGAGCTCGAAGTCGATTCGCTGAGCGCGATGCACATCGTGATCAACCTGGAGAAGCGCTACGGCATCAAGGTCACCGACGAGGAGTTCAAGGCGGTCGACTCCTTCGCCGACGTGCGCGAACTTGTCGCCGCGAAGCGCGGAGCGGGCTCGTGA
- a CDS encoding beta-ketoacyl synthase N-terminal-like domain-containing protein → MKTRIEVAITGTGLAVPGLTAADELLGVRREGGFDPTTALVGRDLRHKDRATRLALRAVEPALRDAGLLDSDDAFTVPPDAIAVVVSSNLGNLDSVCRMTDLIAEETVEALNPLVLPQTSSNVIAGAVAIRYGLRGPNLTLCNGETGGLDAVHWAHTLIAAGRARVAVVVGVEPADGVVAKFVGAGVVDGAVALVLEDASVERGARARAIVKGYGYGVDRAKVIAQALGGDEPGLWLTNDVATVAELSDVDRFDLEARLGKCSGALGVLQCAAAAAHFDQDPARPVLATITGTDETAALLLAAPVR, encoded by the coding sequence ATGAAGACCCGCATCGAGGTGGCGATCACCGGCACCGGCCTCGCCGTGCCCGGCCTGACCGCGGCCGACGAACTGCTGGGCGTCCGGCGTGAGGGCGGGTTCGACCCGACCACCGCCCTGGTCGGCCGGGACCTGCGGCACAAGGACCGGGCCACCCGGCTCGCCCTGCGTGCGGTCGAACCGGCGTTGCGTGACGCCGGCCTGCTGGACTCGGACGACGCGTTCACCGTGCCGCCCGACGCCATCGCGGTGGTCGTCAGCTCCAACCTGGGCAACCTCGACAGCGTGTGCCGGATGACGGACCTGATCGCCGAGGAGACCGTCGAGGCGCTCAACCCGCTGGTGCTGCCGCAGACCTCCAGCAACGTCATCGCCGGCGCGGTGGCGATCCGGTACGGCCTGCGCGGGCCGAACCTGACCCTGTGCAACGGCGAGACCGGCGGACTGGACGCGGTGCACTGGGCGCACACCTTGATCGCCGCCGGCCGTGCCCGAGTGGCCGTGGTGGTCGGTGTGGAGCCCGCGGACGGCGTGGTGGCCAAGTTCGTCGGCGCTGGAGTCGTGGACGGCGCGGTCGCGCTGGTGCTGGAGGACGCCTCGGTGGAACGCGGAGCACGTGCCCGCGCCATCGTGAAGGGCTACGGCTACGGCGTGGACCGCGCCAAGGTGATCGCCCAGGCGCTGGGTGGAGACGAACCCGGCCTGTGGCTCACCAACGACGTCGCCACCGTGGCCGAACTGTCCGATGTGGACCGGTTCGACCTCGAAGCACGACTGGGCAAGTGTTCCGGCGCGCTCGGCGTCCTGCAATGCGCCGCCGCCGCGGCCCACTTCGACCAAGACCCCGCCCGGCCCGTCCTCGCCACCATCACCGGCACGGACGAGACCGCCGCGCTGCTGCTCGCCGCCCCCGTCCGCTGA
- a CDS encoding beta-ketoacyl synthase N-terminal-like domain-containing protein, with the protein MSWDITGWGAVANVGADPDEIYAALCAARDARAPLRAFDASKYRMRHAYEIDDRPEPGKDTVLRASSWLHTAVAQAVADAGLDDLGDVPVLVGTTLREQRSAELWWREGAEFDPVDLDFGRALRAEFGFSRTYTFANACAAALYALAMATDMIELGLADTVVVAGTDSITESAFGTLDRVQNETPESLRPFDKSHAGMVMGEGAVAVVVRRAGADPTRVRAKVRSVAVNCDGFHATAPDASAVTTVMRDAHRRAGVEPGDIDLVMLHGSGTPRNDETEAGVLADVFADAGEGPLMTAVKSMTGHTLGGSGLLSLVVAALAMREGRVPPVLGLHDPIDEAAGLRLVRDAALDARVGTAQVDAFGFGGINAVAILEAAR; encoded by the coding sequence GTGAGCTGGGACATCACCGGATGGGGCGCGGTCGCCAACGTCGGCGCCGACCCCGACGAGATCTACGCCGCCCTGTGCGCCGCGCGTGACGCCCGTGCGCCGTTGCGGGCGTTCGACGCGAGCAAGTACCGGATGCGGCACGCCTACGAGATCGACGACCGGCCCGAACCGGGCAAGGACACCGTGCTGCGCGCCTCTTCCTGGCTGCACACGGCCGTCGCCCAGGCGGTCGCCGACGCCGGGCTGGACGACCTGGGCGACGTGCCCGTGCTGGTCGGCACCACGTTGCGGGAACAGCGCAGCGCCGAGCTGTGGTGGCGGGAGGGCGCCGAGTTCGACCCCGTCGACCTGGACTTCGGACGTGCGCTGCGGGCCGAGTTCGGCTTCTCCCGCACCTACACCTTCGCCAACGCCTGCGCCGCCGCCCTGTACGCGCTGGCGATGGCCACCGACATGATCGAACTGGGTCTGGCCGACACGGTCGTGGTCGCGGGCACCGACTCCATCACCGAAAGCGCGTTCGGCACCCTGGACCGGGTCCAGAACGAAACGCCGGAATCGTTGCGGCCCTTCGACAAGTCGCACGCGGGCATGGTGATGGGGGAGGGCGCCGTCGCGGTCGTGGTGCGCCGCGCGGGCGCCGACCCCACCCGCGTGCGGGCCAAGGTCCGTTCGGTGGCCGTCAACTGCGACGGGTTCCACGCCACCGCACCCGACGCGTCCGCCGTGACCACGGTGATGCGTGACGCCCACCGGCGGGCCGGCGTGGAGCCGGGGGACATCGACCTGGTGATGCTGCACGGCAGCGGAACCCCGCGCAACGACGAGACCGAGGCGGGCGTGCTCGCCGACGTGTTCGCCGACGCAGGTGAAGGGCCGCTGATGACGGCCGTCAAGTCCATGACCGGCCACACGCTCGGCGGCTCCGGCCTCCTCAGCCTCGTGGTCGCGGCCCTGGCCATGCGCGAAGGCCGGGTCCCGCCCGTGCTCGGGCTGCACGACCCCATCGACGAGGCCGCTGGTCTGCGGCTGGTCCGAGACGCCGCGCTGGACGCACGGGTGGGCACCGCCCAGGTCGACGCGTTCGGCTTCGGCGGCATCAACGCGGTGGCGATCCTGGAGGCGGCACGATGA
- a CDS encoding AMP-binding protein encodes MSPDRNPVTRDRVREIVASILEMEVEQIGFDASFYDELGANSLEKVAMITRFEREFGVSIGDAEATSVRTVDEVAALLADRTDRTDRTDRTDRPDRTGTSAPEVDLVDLLVGRHVKAGAGSRRAYIDPDVGDVDYARLHAAVGAYGTALRAQGVKPGVRGLVVAEDSVATVVAVLGLWWAGCVPVLVSPVLTAAELRYVAEDSDARLVHLDLPAAKHSALRDARDWQLVRTGDEVRAELLTSPTASPEPSTRAAGDEALVQYTSGSTGMPKGVRHSAGGVVAMLDGFGSVDRIGPDDLVLATARLSFGYGFGSSVLCALSAGAGVVLIRGAVDRHAVAAALRRHRPTVLCSVPRLYADLVELAEQEPAAFDSPRLCVSAGENCPPKLSERIAAAFGAEFMNCLGATEVMHVVLLSPVDRPPHGVVGVAVPGTTATVRDENGEPVRDGKPGRLHIAGPTVALGYIGQPDATALTFADGGAYTGDLVRRDADGVFEYLCRADDILNLGGYKVAPAEIETVIRGTEGVRECAVVGGADEHGLEQAVAYVVPAAGSVEDEVRRAIRSRLRTELAAFKRPARLEFLDTLPVTTTGKVAKYKLRERVTRT; translated from the coding sequence ATGTCGCCCGACCGTAATCCGGTAACCCGCGACCGTGTTCGTGAGATCGTCGCCTCCATTTTGGAAATGGAGGTCGAGCAGATCGGTTTCGACGCCTCCTTCTACGACGAACTCGGCGCGAATTCGCTGGAGAAGGTCGCCATGATCACCCGTTTCGAACGCGAGTTCGGGGTGTCGATCGGCGACGCGGAGGCCACCTCGGTCCGCACCGTGGACGAGGTCGCCGCGCTCCTCGCCGACCGCACCGATCGCACCGATCGCACCGATCGCACCGATCGCCCCGACCGGACTGGAACGTCGGCCCCGGAGGTTGACCTGGTTGACCTGCTCGTCGGCCGCCACGTCAAGGCCGGGGCCGGGAGCCGCCGCGCGTACATCGACCCCGACGTCGGCGATGTCGACTACGCCCGGCTGCACGCCGCCGTCGGCGCTTACGGCACAGCCCTGCGCGCACAAGGCGTCAAGCCAGGCGTCCGGGGACTGGTCGTCGCCGAGGACTCTGTGGCCACGGTTGTCGCCGTGCTCGGGCTGTGGTGGGCGGGTTGCGTTCCGGTGCTGGTCAGCCCCGTGCTGACGGCGGCCGAACTCCGTTACGTGGCCGAGGACAGCGACGCGCGGCTGGTGCACCTCGACCTGCCCGCCGCGAAGCACTCCGCCCTGCGAGACGCCCGCGACTGGCAGCTGGTCCGCACCGGCGACGAGGTCCGCGCCGAACTTCTCACGTCTCCCACCGCTTCCCCGGAGCCGTCCACGCGGGCCGCAGGCGATGAAGCCCTGGTCCAGTACACGTCCGGCAGCACCGGAATGCCCAAGGGCGTGCGCCACAGCGCGGGCGGTGTCGTGGCGATGCTCGACGGCTTCGGCAGCGTCGACCGCATCGGTCCGGACGACTTGGTGCTCGCGACCGCACGGCTGTCCTTCGGTTACGGCTTCGGCAGTTCCGTGCTGTGCGCGCTGTCGGCGGGAGCCGGGGTCGTGCTGATCCGGGGCGCGGTCGACCGGCACGCGGTGGCCGCGGCGCTGCGCCGGCACCGTCCCACCGTCCTGTGCTCGGTGCCTCGGCTCTACGCCGACCTGGTCGAACTGGCCGAGCAGGAGCCCGCCGCGTTCGACTCGCCGAGGTTGTGCGTGTCGGCAGGGGAGAACTGCCCGCCGAAGCTGAGCGAGCGCATCGCCGCCGCGTTCGGCGCGGAGTTCATGAACTGCCTGGGAGCCACCGAGGTCATGCACGTGGTGCTCCTATCACCGGTGGACCGCCCGCCGCATGGGGTGGTCGGGGTCGCGGTCCCCGGCACCACCGCGACCGTCCGCGACGAGAACGGCGAGCCGGTGCGCGATGGGAAGCCGGGCCGCCTGCACATCGCGGGCCCCACGGTCGCCCTGGGCTACATCGGCCAGCCCGACGCGACGGCGCTGACGTTCGCCGATGGCGGCGCCTACACCGGAGACCTGGTGCGCCGCGACGCCGACGGTGTCTTCGAGTACCTGTGCCGGGCCGACGACATCCTCAACCTCGGCGGCTACAAGGTCGCGCCCGCGGAGATCGAGACGGTGATCCGCGGCACCGAAGGCGTGCGGGAGTGCGCGGTGGTCGGCGGCGCGGACGAACACGGCCTGGAACAGGCGGTGGCCTACGTGGTGCCCGCGGCCGGGTCCGTCGAGGACGAGGTCCGCCGCGCGATCCGCAGCCGGCTGCGCACCGAGCTGGCCGCGTTCAAGCGGCCCGCCCGGCTGGAGTTCCTCGACACCCTGCCGGTCACCACGACCGGCAAGGTCGCCAAGTACAAGCTGAGGGAACGGGTGACTCGGACGTGA
- a CDS encoding class I adenylate-forming enzyme family protein, which translates to MGPSHRTMIDPKLRTELAERTDFGGGNAWRVALESSPSPDATLVRTDRPLVDQDGHDRTEFSIRALVALADAWSAWYLAQGVGPRDRVVVWLDDSFEDQVHLTALAQIGAIGVLINGRMPADMALGLIRRTAPVGIYTDERHRPMVDGSQLPDVRWVRTRAEIGALTATLPESARYVHGDNDPVVICHTSGTTGNPKPVIWAHRQSVAGVQYRLANYPEPDDAVMLSAAPHSHSGAIAFTLYVLLAGVPLVAISDITGEGLARGIAEHRPSAVLSFNQTLVELLDTDPDPADLTSVAVWVSIGDSAHDAHNRALIRFGSHVVDGEVVPGSIVDDGLGSSELGWAALRHVVTADTPPDPRHLGTVVPIAQVAVLRPDGTEAEADEVGLLGVRSPSLAHGYWNDSDTTYRSQLAGYFLSGDLVYRTADGNYYQVDRAVDAIRTEDGDGYSILMEEVLLLNLPEIVDCAVVAGRHEGATVPVAVVRPRDGDGPTDLLPRVNKILREARQPEVAVLEIAQSEEDIPLGATGKILKRRMRDKYADLAGYLPTRTAATTATTLGGLA; encoded by the coding sequence ATGGGACCGAGTCACCGCACGATGATCGACCCGAAGCTGCGCACCGAGCTCGCGGAGCGCACTGATTTCGGGGGCGGGAACGCCTGGCGCGTGGCGCTGGAATCAAGCCCTTCGCCCGACGCGACGTTGGTCCGCACCGACCGGCCGTTGGTGGACCAGGACGGGCACGACCGCACGGAGTTCAGCATCCGCGCGCTGGTCGCCCTGGCCGACGCGTGGTCGGCGTGGTACCTGGCCCAGGGCGTCGGCCCGCGCGACCGGGTCGTGGTCTGGCTCGACGACTCCTTCGAGGACCAGGTGCACCTGACCGCGCTGGCCCAGATCGGCGCGATCGGCGTGCTGATCAACGGCCGGATGCCGGCGGACATGGCGCTGGGCCTGATCCGCCGCACCGCACCCGTAGGCATCTACACCGACGAACGGCACCGCCCGATGGTGGACGGCAGCCAACTGCCCGACGTGCGGTGGGTGCGCACCCGTGCCGAGATCGGCGCGCTGACCGCGACCCTGCCGGAGTCCGCCCGCTACGTCCACGGCGACAACGACCCGGTGGTCATCTGCCACACCTCCGGCACCACCGGCAACCCCAAGCCGGTGATCTGGGCGCACCGGCAGAGCGTGGCCGGCGTGCAGTACCGGCTGGCCAACTACCCCGAGCCCGACGACGCGGTGATGCTGTCGGCCGCGCCGCACTCGCACTCGGGCGCCATCGCGTTCACGCTCTACGTGCTGCTCGCCGGTGTGCCGTTGGTGGCGATCTCCGACATCACCGGCGAGGGCTTGGCGCGCGGCATCGCCGAGCACCGCCCGTCGGCCGTGCTGTCGTTCAACCAGACGTTGGTGGAGTTGCTGGACACCGACCCCGACCCGGCCGACCTCACGTCGGTGGCGGTGTGGGTGAGCATCGGCGACTCGGCGCACGACGCGCACAACCGGGCGTTGATCCGGTTCGGCAGCCACGTGGTCGACGGCGAGGTGGTGCCCGGTTCGATCGTGGACGACGGCCTGGGCTCCTCGGAACTCGGCTGGGCCGCGCTGCGGCACGTCGTCACCGCGGACACCCCGCCCGATCCCCGGCACCTCGGCACGGTCGTGCCGATCGCGCAGGTGGCGGTGCTGCGCCCGGACGGCACCGAGGCCGAAGCCGACGAGGTGGGCCTGCTCGGCGTGCGCAGCCCGTCGTTGGCGCACGGCTACTGGAACGACTCCGACACCACGTACCGCAGCCAGCTCGCGGGCTACTTCCTGTCCGGCGACCTCGTGTACCGGACGGCGGACGGCAACTACTACCAGGTGGACCGCGCGGTGGACGCGATCCGCACGGAGGACGGCGACGGCTACTCCATCCTGATGGAGGAGGTGCTGCTGCTGAACCTGCCGGAGATCGTCGACTGCGCGGTGGTCGCGGGGCGGCACGAGGGCGCGACGGTGCCGGTGGCCGTGGTGCGCCCGCGTGACGGCGACGGCCCGACCGACCTCCTGCCGCGGGTGAACAAGATCCTGCGGGAGGCGCGTCAGCCGGAGGTGGCGGTGCTGGAGATCGCGCAGTCCGAAGAGGACATCCCGCTGGGTGCGACCGGCAAGATCCTCAAGCGGCGGATGCGGGACAAGTACGCGGACCTGGCCGGTTACCTGCCGACGCGCACCGCCGCGACCACGGCGACGACGCTGGGCGGTTTGGCGTGA
- a CDS encoding hotdog fold thioesterase — MITTTGPNCMDVAEEVNRAGVTTLAERLGIRFLTASAELVVATMPVAGNTQLHGMLHGGASVALAESLGSIGAALHAGEGRMALGVDVNATHHRAVRGGIVTGTAKPLLLGRSIATYEVVIHDEDGARVCTARITCAIQQKGRRPRR, encoded by the coding sequence GTGATCACGACGACCGGGCCGAACTGCATGGACGTGGCGGAGGAGGTCAACCGCGCCGGCGTGACCACCCTCGCGGAACGGCTGGGCATCCGCTTCCTGACGGCGTCCGCGGAACTCGTGGTGGCGACCATGCCGGTGGCGGGCAACACGCAACTGCACGGGATGCTGCACGGCGGCGCGTCGGTGGCGCTGGCGGAGTCGCTGGGTTCGATCGGAGCCGCGCTGCACGCCGGGGAGGGCCGGATGGCGCTGGGCGTGGACGTCAACGCGACCCACCACCGCGCCGTCCGCGGCGGCATCGTCACCGGCACCGCCAAGCCGTTGCTGCTGGGCAGATCGATCGCCACCTACGAGGTGGTGATCCACGACGAGGACGGCGCCCGCGTGTGCACCGCCCGGATCACCTGCGCGATCCAGCAGAAGGGCCGCCGACCGCGGCGGTGA
- a CDS encoding RrF2 family transcriptional regulator produces MKLSRGVEWGLHCAVLLAVTPDGPPVSRQKLAAEYDLPEAYLVKHLHSMVRSGILQSTSGPNGGFRLARPPADITALDVVEAVEGSAPPFTCQEIRRRGRGAAPPELCAEPCTVNSVMTAAHQAWRDSLRGVTVADLLERLPEGALARSRP; encoded by the coding sequence GTGAAGCTCTCCCGTGGTGTCGAATGGGGCCTGCACTGCGCCGTGCTGCTCGCCGTCACGCCCGACGGTCCGCCGGTGTCGCGGCAGAAGCTGGCCGCCGAGTACGACCTGCCCGAGGCCTACCTGGTCAAACACCTGCACTCGATGGTGCGGTCGGGCATCCTCCAGTCCACCTCCGGGCCCAACGGCGGTTTCCGGCTGGCCCGCCCGCCCGCCGACATCACGGCGCTGGACGTGGTGGAGGCGGTGGAGGGCTCCGCGCCGCCGTTCACCTGCCAGGAGATCCGCAGGCGCGGGCGCGGGGCCGCTCCGCCGGAGCTGTGCGCCGAACCGTGCACCGTCAACTCCGTGATGACCGCCGCGCACCAGGCGTGGCGGGACTCGTTGCGCGGGGTCACGGTCGCGGACCTGCTCGAACGACTGCCCGAAGGCGCCCTGGCCCGCTCCCGGCCGTGA